One stretch of Actinacidiphila sp. DG2A-62 DNA includes these proteins:
- a CDS encoding LysR family transcriptional regulator produces MAVESRAVRYFVAVAEERSFTRAAKRLGIAGPALSRAIRTLETELGVRLLERSTRVVELTEPGEVLLTHARPALEALDAAARRAVRASAPQRGLVLAVKADSDGGLLDALLAAVAADPDTGPVAVRLCGWREHTRLLRTGEADAALMFEPYDPGGIDADVVAVEPRVAALPADHPLAGAGRVRLADLGIAPADVLDRVEHDIGEHGVHDLAQLLALVGLGQAITVLPQSVAAQYPRRAVSYVPVEDCPPAALVIAWPEHSRSRGVAALVRAAAAVARSHGIGAASDDLSAPGVGSGRHLSR; encoded by the coding sequence ATGGCAGTGGAGTCCCGGGCCGTGCGTTACTTCGTCGCGGTCGCCGAGGAACGCAGCTTCACCCGCGCCGCGAAGCGGCTCGGCATCGCCGGCCCCGCGCTGTCGCGGGCGATCCGCACCCTGGAGACCGAGCTCGGCGTACGCCTGCTGGAGCGGTCCACCCGCGTGGTGGAGCTGACCGAGCCCGGCGAGGTGCTGCTGACCCACGCGCGGCCCGCCCTGGAGGCTCTCGACGCGGCGGCCCGACGCGCCGTGCGGGCCTCGGCGCCGCAGCGCGGCCTGGTGCTCGCGGTGAAGGCGGACTCGGACGGCGGCCTGCTCGACGCCCTGCTCGCCGCGGTGGCCGCCGATCCCGACACCGGGCCGGTCGCCGTGCGCCTGTGCGGGTGGCGGGAGCACACGCGGCTGCTGCGGACGGGAGAAGCCGACGCGGCGCTCATGTTCGAGCCCTACGATCCGGGCGGCATCGACGCGGACGTCGTCGCGGTCGAGCCGCGCGTGGCGGCGCTGCCGGCCGATCATCCACTCGCCGGAGCCGGCCGGGTACGGCTCGCCGACCTCGGGATCGCCCCGGCGGACGTCCTCGACCGGGTGGAGCACGACATCGGCGAGCACGGCGTCCACGACCTCGCGCAACTGCTCGCGCTCGTCGGCCTCGGCCAGGCGATCACCGTGCTGCCGCAGTCCGTCGCAGCGCAGTACCCGCGACGCGCGGTCTCCTACGTCCCCGTCGAGGACTGCCCGCCGGCCGCGCTGGTCATCGCCTGGCCGGAACATTCCCGCAGCCGCGGCGTGGCCGCGCTGGTACGCGCGGCGGCGGCCGTCGCGCGGTCGCACGGCATCGGTGCCGCGTCGGACGACCTGTCGGCGCCGGGAGTCGGCTCCGGTCGCCATCTCAGCCGATGA
- a CDS encoding alpha/beta hydrolase — translation MSREQAEAIARTLRDSPLDTGGEAVAQRALFAQLMASRPRPADLVVDDIRLGDTPAVRISTGPAEPGLAVLYFHGGGYAIGTAAETVGLPGQISARNGVTVLSVDYRLAPENPFPAALTDGLDAYRAALGAYAPSRLAVAGESAGGGLALATLLAAGREGLAMPAAAFVMSPWTDLTLSGASVDTKADVDPVLYRAALDLRAREYAGDRPRTDPLVSPVFGDFHGFPPLLVQAGSHECLLDDAVRLAGRAAADDVAVTLDVTPGVHHVFQAVATLLDEADAALRRASEFLFRHLAGAAAPAQTLIG, via the coding sequence ATGAGCAGAGAACAAGCCGAAGCCATCGCTCGGACGCTGCGAGACTCACCCCTCGACACCGGGGGCGAGGCGGTGGCGCAGCGAGCCCTGTTCGCGCAGTTGATGGCTTCACGTCCGCGCCCGGCCGATCTCGTCGTCGACGACATCCGACTCGGCGACACGCCGGCCGTGCGCATCTCCACCGGACCCGCGGAGCCGGGCCTGGCCGTGCTGTACTTCCACGGCGGCGGGTACGCGATCGGAACCGCGGCCGAGACCGTTGGACTGCCGGGCCAGATCTCCGCCCGCAACGGCGTCACGGTCCTGTCCGTGGACTATCGCCTCGCACCGGAGAACCCCTTCCCGGCAGCGCTCACCGACGGGCTCGACGCCTACCGGGCCGCACTCGGCGCCTACGCGCCGTCCCGGTTGGCCGTCGCGGGAGAGTCCGCCGGCGGAGGACTCGCCCTCGCCACGCTCCTGGCCGCCGGACGAGAGGGTCTGGCGATGCCCGCCGCCGCGTTCGTGATGTCCCCGTGGACGGACCTCACCCTCTCCGGCGCGAGCGTCGACACCAAGGCCGATGTCGATCCCGTCCTCTACCGCGCGGCGCTCGACCTGCGCGCCCGGGAGTACGCGGGCGACCGACCCCGCACCGACCCGCTCGTCAGCCCTGTCTTCGGCGACTTCCACGGCTTCCCGCCGCTGCTCGTCCAGGCCGGCTCGCACGAGTGCCTGCTCGACGACGCCGTGAGACTCGCCGGACGCGCCGCGGCCGACGACGTGGCGGTCACCCTCGACGTCACTCCCGGCGTCCACCACGTCTTCCAAGCCGTCGCCACCCTCCTGGACGAGGCAGACGCCGCCCTGCGGCGAGCGTCCGAATTCCTCTTCCGGCACCTCGCCGGCGCCGCGGCCCCGGCGCAGACCCTCATCGGCTGA